The Bacteroidota bacterium sequence GGTATAATGTTTATTTTACAAGGGATCGTTTTCGACACCTTGATTATAGCTTTCAAATCTTTTTCGGTGTCGTTCACTCCGGCAAAGAGGATGTATTCAAACGTAACCCGCTCTTTTGTTTTGCTGTAGTAATACTCTATTACGCCGAGAAGTTCCTGAAGGTTAAATTTTTTATTCATCGGCATAAGCTGTGTGCGGGTTTTGTTGTTCAAGCTGTGGAGCGAAACCGCGAGTTTTATTTTTTTGCGCTCGTCAGCCATGCGTTTAATGCCTTCCACCCAGCCGGCAGTGGAGAGTGTAATTCTGCGGGCGGGAATGTTCATTCCGTTAACGAGTATATCAACGGCATTCATTACGTTATCGTAATTCATCAGCGGCTCGCCCATTCCCATAAAGACTAGATTCGTTATCTTTTTACCCGTAAACTTTTTGGTTTGTAAAACCTGATCCACAATTTCACTCGCCGTAAGATTTCTTTGAAAACCCATAGCACCGGTTGCACAAAATGCACAATCTAACGGACAGCCAACCTGCGTTGAGACGCAAAGAGTTAAGCGTTTTTGCTCATCTTCATCCGATGCTGCGCCGTTTTGGTAAGATGTAGCGGGAGGTATTAATACGCTCTCTATTCTTTTCCCGTCGTTCAATTCAAACAGAAACTTTGTTGTATTATCGTGTACGGATTTGTAGAAAGTTTCGAGTTTAATGTTTTCAATTTCTGCAAGTTCGTTCAATTTTACCCTCAACGATTTGGAAAATGTTGACATATCGTTGAACGATTCGGCTTCTTTGTTGTAAAGCCAATCGAACAATTGCTGTCCTCTGAACTTCTTCTCGCCGATGGAAAGAACAAATTCTTCTAATTCCTTTTGAGTTAATCCTTTAAGGTTGGTTTTCTTCATAACTGTTGATGCAAGTTAAGAAAATGCGGAGAGTGTTGCAAACATAAATAATACACACGATGTTGACAAATGCATTTTTTACTATTTGCATAAAAGGTAAGAAAATTATAGATTAACTTTGAACAATAAAGGTGAAGATATGAATAATACATCACTTGCTGATATAATACAGCTTAGTATACCGGAACGTCTTCAGATTGTGGAAGATATCTGGGATAGCATAGCGGCAATACCCGAAGCCATTCCCTTAACCGAAGATCAGAAGATAGAACTTGATAGAAGGATAGTGGAATATAAGCTAAATCCCGAGAAGGGTATTCCTTGGGAAAAGGTGAAAGAAAAAATTCAATCGACGAAATGAGTTACACTGTATCGTTCCGACCAGAAGCTGAATAAGATTTGCTCGACGCATTCCGTTGGTATGAAGAACAACGTAAAGGGCTTGGGTTGGAATTTTTCCAAGCTGTTGATTCCCGCGTTTCTTCAATCCAAGGGAATCCTGAAGCGTATCCGATTATTTATAAAAACGTACATCGGGCATTACTCCGTAGATTTCCATACTGCATATTTCCACTTTCGACGGAATCCAATTCATTGGCAAGAGCGTAAGTAGTGAAGGTTGCAAAAACTAATAGTGCCAGATCTATTGAGACAGGGCGCGATTCCCTCCACAAATTAATTATGTTCGACTCATTTTTCTCAGAGACTCGATGTTGAAAGTGAGGAGCACCTAAAACCTTTAGATTGCGTTTTTACTGATTTGGTATTATTTATTCATTGTCAGCATGTCCTTGAATGTATCCATATTCAGACAAGGGGGAATAGAAGGTGCTTATGGAAAGTATTTATAAATCTCTTTCCTGTGCAACACCCGGTAAAAAGTAATTTTACCATTTTCGAATTTAAATCCAATACGATAATCGCCTAATCGGATTCTGTAAAAATTCTTGAAACCCGATAATTTTCTATGATGGTGTAGCTGTTCTAAGTTTCCCATCTCCGGAATTTCGGTAAAAACGAGTTGCTTAATCTTTGATTGAATTTCTGACGGAAGCCGGTCAATATCTTTGAGGAATGTCTTCTTAAACGAAACTTGCATAATAAGATTTCTTACGCATTAAACCCGACTATCTTCTTTGCCTCTTCAATATCAACCTCATCATCATCCTCAACTTCTTCCATTGCTTTCCCGAGTCCGTAATCGAGCAATATATTTTCAATTTTGCTGAAACTCTCTAAATCAATCACAACTGCTTTAGGTCGTCCTTCATCATCGACAATATATGATTTTGTTAGGGTCATTGTTTTTCCTTCAAATTGGTCATTTATTTTTTACTTGATAAAGATAACTATAAAAGGGAACGAAATCAAAATTGTGCGATTTGCCTTCCGTGCAAGCAAATTAAAAGCGCCCGATCTCATCAACCGGGCGCGATACCCTCCACAAATTGGTTATGTACAACTCACTTTCAACTCAGAATCCAAGCGGAAAGTGAGTCGCACATTCTTCGTTTCTTATCTAAAAATTGTTAAACCAAGAAATTGATAATTTTCACTAAACTCAAATAAGACAGGAAATTTTTTTAAATCTTTTTTTCTTATTTCCCATGGGAAGTCGCCGAATTTTTCTTTGCCTCGTTTGTTCTTTGTTTTATTTATTTTTACATGTATAAGATGAGTGTCTACCGAGCACTCGACTCCGCTTTCTTGTAAAAAGACGATTCTTTCAGCAGCCATATTAATTTCATGTTTGTTGCTAAAGTAACTTGATTTATAAGAATTGTGAACATCTACATTCAAAATTGATCCATGAAACTTGATAGTGTCGTTAACGATTGTTGCTTCCTTCTTTGTTTTAAAAGTCTTCTTGGAATTTGGATTTAATTTAGTGCCTATTATTTTCAGACCCTTTGCCGGAAGTATATAATACGACTCACCTACTCCTTTGATTTTTCCGCAAATTTTACAACATACTTTTGCCTCTTTGGTCTTCTTATATCCATCCCAGTGTTTACAGTGTAAACCTAAAAATTCCCACGTTAAACCAAGTTGGTGATAGATATTAAAAAATATCTGAAGCTCCTTCTTACTAATTCCTTTTTTGTTTAGAAAATTATTGCTGATAAAGTCTAAGCTTTTAAAAAGTTTTTTTAATTCTTTTTTTACATGGTCTTTTTTCATTAGTAAGAATTTAAAGAAATAAGTGTGGAGAAACAAATTGGTTATGTGCGACTCACTTGCTTAACCTCCCGAAGGTTACCCGTGTTTTGTCTAAGTAAACCTTCGGGAGGTTTGCGATGTCTTACTTCATCAAAATTAATTTCGTCTTGTTATAATCCCAAGAAGTTTTCAAAATTTTCTGATGTAATTACTTGTGTTTTGCTTTGAGGATAAGCGTTTGTAAATGTTTTCGGGAACTTACCTTTTGCTTTTACATTCCACTTAAATTCGAACGCCGACAATCGTCCGCTCATCTCTTCGATATAATCAATCTCTTGTTGCATAGTTGTTCGCCAAAAATACCGCGACATATCAGTGCCTTTGTAATGTAAGTATTTCATACGTTCGCTGATAAGAAAATTTTCCCACAGAGCGCCGATGTCCGAGCGCATGTTTGGGGCGCTGAAATTACTGATAATAGCGTTGCGTATTCCGTTATCGAAGAAATAGATTTTTTTCCCCTTTTTGATTTCATTACGCACATTACGGTTGAATGCGGGGAGACGGAAAACAACGAACGCTTTCTCAAGGAGGTCTATATACTTTTCTACCGTCTCATTATCTGCATTCACAATCTGGCTGATTTCATGATAACTAACTTCACTCCCAATTTGTAATGCCAGTGCTTTTAGAATTTTTTCAAGCATCGCCGGCTTCTTTACGTATTCCAGGGTCAATAGATCTTTGTAGAGGTAACTTCCAGCGAGTAATTTTAATAATTCCTTTTCTTCACC is a genomic window containing:
- the rlmN gene encoding 23S rRNA (adenine(2503)-C(2))-methyltransferase RlmN, which gives rise to MKKTNLKGLTQKELEEFVLSIGEKKFRGQQLFDWLYNKEAESFNDMSTFSKSLRVKLNELAEIENIKLETFYKSVHDNTTKFLFELNDGKRIESVLIPPATSYQNGAASDEDEQKRLTLCVSTQVGCPLDCAFCATGAMGFQRNLTASEIVDQVLQTKKFTGKKITNLVFMGMGEPLMNYDNVMNAVDILVNGMNIPARRITLSTAGWVEGIKRMADERKKIKLAVSLHSLNNKTRTQLMPMNKKFNLQELLGVIEYYYSKTKERVTFEYILFAGVNDTEKDLKAIIKVSKTIPCKINIIPFHSISFISPRGFAGELRPVSRKDTEKFAQSLRKNHVTVFIRSSAGEDIAAACGQLAVKNKSK
- a CDS encoding addiction module protein encodes the protein MNNTSLADIIQLSIPERLQIVEDIWDSIAAIPEAIPLTEDQKIELDRRIVEYKLNPEKGIPWEKVKEKIQSTK
- a CDS encoding type II toxin-antitoxin system RelE/ParE family toxin, whose product is MQVSFKKTFLKDIDRLPSEIQSKIKQLVFTEIPEMGNLEQLHHHRKLSGFKNFYRIRLGDYRIGFKFENGKITFYRVLHRKEIYKYFP
- a CDS encoding antitoxin, whose amino-acid sequence is MTLTKSYIVDDEGRPKAVVIDLESFSKIENILLDYGLGKAMEEVEDDDEVDIEEAKKIVGFNA
- a CDS encoding ATP-binding protein yields the protein MIKRLLQKQITERLFKGKVIIILGPRQSGKTTLIQSVLNAQSLPSLLLNGDEPDVREMLSNTTSTKLKSIIGKHKIVFIDEAQRIPNIGITLKLFADNLKDVQVIATGSSAFELANKTNEPLTGRKYEYLLYPISFGEMVEHHGLIDEKRLIEHRLIFGCYPEIITKPGEEKELLKLLAGSYLYKDLLTLEYVKKPAMLEKILKALALQIGSEVSYHEISQIVNADNETVEKYIDLLEKAFVVFRLPAFNRNVRNEIKKGKKIYFFDNGIRNAIISNFSAPNMRSDIGALWENFLISERMKYLHYKGTDMSRYFWRTTMQQEIDYIEEMSGRLSAFEFKWNVKAKGKFPKTFTNAYPQSKTQVITSENFENFLGL